The Streptomyces aurantiacus genome includes a region encoding these proteins:
- a CDS encoding DUF4193 domain-containing protein, which yields MATDYDTPRKTDDDVDSDSLEELKARRNDKSTSAVDVDEFEAAEGLELPGADLSNEELAVRVLPKQQDEFTCMSCFLVHHRSQLAREKNGQPICRDCD from the coding sequence ATGGCAACGGATTACGACACCCCACGCAAGACCGACGACGACGTCGATTCGGACAGCCTTGAAGAACTGAAGGCTCGCCGGAACGACAAGTCGACTTCGGCGGTCGACGTGGACGAGTTCGAGGCCGCCGAAGGCCTGGAACTGCCCGGAGCGGACCTCTCGAACGAGGAGCTGGCCGTCCGGGTCCTGCCGAAGCAGCAGGACGAGTTCACCTGCATGAGCTGCTTCCTGGTCCACCACCGCAGCCAGCTGGCCCGGGAGAAGAACGGCCAGCCGATCTGCCGCGACTGCGACTGA
- a CDS encoding sensor histidine kinase, with protein sequence MATTPAPPKAPPKPTWDPRRPQQPFPWLRPTIRIRLTLLYGGMFLIAGILLLSIIYLLAAQALNTGSDPLFKIAGGTDIKVNSENCPAVNVNQRLDEFNAAISNCIDHQRQVALDNLLSRSLLALLGLAVIAFAFGYAMAGRVLAPLGRITRTARSVAGSDLSRRIELDGPDDEFKELADTFDDMLERLQRAFTAQQRFVGNASHELRTPLAINRTLLEVHLSDPGAPMELQQLGKTLLATNERSEQLVEGLLLLARSDNQIIERKPVDLAEVASQAVDQVRGEADAKGVEIRGEQAAAVVQGNGVLLERIALNLVQNAVRYNVADGGWVEVVTRVRHGQAILTVSNTGPVVPAYEVDNLFEPFRRLRTERTGSDKGVGLGLSIARSVARAHGGHIVAEPREGGGLVMRVALPI encoded by the coding sequence GTGGCCACGACGCCGGCGCCGCCCAAGGCGCCCCCGAAACCCACCTGGGATCCCCGGAGGCCGCAGCAGCCGTTCCCCTGGTTGCGGCCCACCATCCGGATAAGGCTCACGCTGCTGTACGGCGGGATGTTCCTCATCGCGGGGATCCTGCTGTTGTCGATCATCTATCTGCTGGCAGCCCAAGCGCTGAACACGGGCAGCGATCCGCTCTTCAAGATCGCCGGCGGCACCGACATCAAGGTCAACAGCGAGAACTGTCCTGCGGTCAACGTCAATCAGAGGCTCGACGAGTTCAATGCGGCGATCAGCAACTGCATCGACCACCAGCGTCAGGTAGCCCTGGACAACCTGCTCAGTCGTTCCCTCCTCGCCCTCCTCGGGCTCGCCGTGATCGCGTTCGCCTTCGGTTACGCGATGGCCGGCCGGGTGCTCGCGCCGCTCGGCCGGATCACTCGCACGGCCCGCTCGGTCGCAGGGTCGGACCTCTCGCGGCGGATCGAGCTGGACGGTCCCGACGACGAGTTCAAGGAGCTGGCGGACACCTTCGACGACATGCTGGAGCGGCTGCAGCGGGCCTTCACGGCCCAGCAGAGGTTCGTCGGCAACGCCTCTCACGAACTGCGGACGCCTCTCGCGATCAACCGCACGCTCCTGGAGGTGCACCTGTCCGATCCGGGTGCCCCCATGGAGCTGCAGCAACTCGGCAAGACCCTGCTCGCCACGAACGAGCGCAGCGAGCAGCTCGTCGAGGGCCTGCTCCTGCTCGCCCGCAGCGACAACCAGATCATCGAGCGCAAGCCGGTCGACCTCGCCGAGGTCGCCTCGCAGGCGGTCGACCAGGTGCGGGGCGAGGCGGACGCCAAGGGCGTGGAGATCCGCGGAGAGCAGGCCGCCGCGGTCGTGCAGGGAAACGGGGTCCTCCTGGAGCGGATCGCCCTGAACCTCGTCCAGAACGCCGTGCGGTACAACGTGGCGGACGGCGGCTGGGTCGAGGTCGTCACGCGGGTGCGGCACGGCCAGGCGATCCTGACGGTGTCCAACACCGGGCCCGTGGTCCCCGCGTACGAGGTCGACAATCTTTTCGAGCCCTTCCGACGGCTGCGCACCGAGCGGACGGGTAGTGACAAGGGCGTGGGACTGGGACTGTCGATCGCGCGGTCGGTGGCCCGTGCCCACGGCGGTCACATCGTCGCCGAGCCGCGTGAGGGAGGTGGCCTGGTGATGCGAGTCGCCCTACCTATCTGA